A region of the Montipora foliosa isolate CH-2021 chromosome 8, ASM3666993v2, whole genome shotgun sequence genome:
CCTCTCACTGTTTCTGAACGATCTCTCTTAGAAAAGGGTCCTAAATTTGCTCCAACTCCCAACCAAATCCCACACAAGAATATTGTTGCTGAAGTAGAAGCCGCGATCCACCATCTACCAGAAGAATCGAAGAATTTCATTCGTAACTCCACCGCTACGATTCTTCACAAAGCAAGACCACCTTCCCATAAGAACCTCAATGCTGATGAAAGAAAAGCCcttcaagatttaaaaaaagatgagACCAGGATTTTAATGAAAGCTGATAAAGGAAACTGTTTTGTTGTCCTGGATAAAAGTGATTACGACAGTAAAATGGACTCTCTACTTAGTGATCGTACCACCTATGAACTAGTCCTCAAATCCCCCTTCAAGAGGATTGAACGTGAACTCAACAAAAGGCTTCTCGTCCTGAAGAATCATTATAAGATCAGTGATTCCACTTACCGCAAACTCCACTCCACTGATGCCATACCACCAGCCATTCGTGGATCAATCAAACACCACAAACAAGGAAACCCTGTTAGACCCATTGTTTCATCCATTGGCTCAGCTCTCTACAATACTTCCAAGTTTCTTACCGACATCTTGTCACCTTTACAAAACAGTAATGGTTTCTCTGTTCCTAACTCTGCCAAGTTTGCTGAAGAAATCTCTAACGTTGACATCCAGGATGACGAAGTTATGCTATCCTTCGACGTGGTATCACTATTTACAGCTATTCCTGTAGACAAAGCCTGTGATTACATAAGCAACAAACTACTCAAGGACAACTCACTTCCTTCACGCACGAGCTTAGACAGTAATGAAATCATTTCTCTGTTGAAATTTATCTTATCTAACAATTACTTTATTTATGATGATAAGATATACAAACAGATCCATGGTTGCGCGATGGGTAGCCCCGTCAGCCCTGTGGTGGCGAACTTGTGCATGGAAGCGATCGAAGAAATGGCCATTAACACGTCTGAAGTACAACCTAAAGTATGGAAACGCTACGTGGATGATAGCTTCTGCATCATCAAAAGAGATGCTGTTAATTCTTTTCATACTACACTTAATTCCATCGATCCACACATCTTATTCACTATTGAAGAGGAATCTGACCAACAGATCGCCTTCTTGGATACTTTGGTTTCTCGCAAGGATAACACGATCACTATTGATGTTTACCGCAAAGCAACTCACACGGAcagatatttagacttttcttctCACCACGACAAACGCCACAAGATCAGCACAGCTGAGACCCTCCTACACCGCGCAATTAAACTCCCAAGTACACCGCAAGGGAAAAATACCGAAATCAATCACGTCTTTGATGCTCTACGAGCCAACAACTATCCCTCCTTTGTTATTTCCAATATCTTAAAGCAGAAAATTTTCCAAACCAACCACACATGCCATCCcttcac
Encoded here:
- the LOC137968842 gene encoding uncharacterized protein, translated to MERASMHCMKARVSICHDQIKTKNRTIQETLKELTPLVSSDNLMALKDFLKRRAEAVRDNINTRHAKKLSNLHNEFNSSSNLVDKSNWVVNLSKKPLTVSERSLLEKGPKFAPTPNQIPHKNIVAEVEAAIHHLPEESKNFIRNSTATILHKARPPSHKNLNADERKALQDLKKDETRILMKADKGNCFVVLDKSDYDSKMDSLLSDRTTYELVLKSPFKRIERELNKRLLVLKNHYKISDSTYRKLHSTDAIPPAIRGSIKHHKQGNPVRPIVSSIGSALYNTSKFLTDILSPLQNSNGFSVPNSAKFAEEISNVDIQDDEVMLSFDVVSLFTAIPVDKACDYISNKLLKDNSLPSRTSLDSNEIISLLKFILSNNYFIYDDKIYKQIHGCAMGSPVSPVVANLCMEAIEEMAINTSEVQPKVWKRYVDDSFCIIKRDAVNSFHTTLNSIDPHILFTIEEESDQQIAFLDTLVSRKDNTITIDVYRKATHTDRYLDFSSHHDKRHKISTAETLLHRAIKLPSTPQGKNTEINHVFDALRANNYPSFVISNILKQKIFQTNHTCHPFT